TCTGATGTAACCAGTCCCTTTATCATGGCACTTCCCATATTTCCAGTACCTATAAATCCTATTTTCATTTTTCACCTTCATATTAATTTTATCTATAATTTTACATTTATTCCCTAATTTGCCCATTTCCTCTGATAATATACTTTGTTGTTGTAAGTTCCCTTACTCCCATAGGCCCTCTGGCGTGAAGTTTCTGAGTGGAAATTCCAATTTCCCCTCCATATCCAAATTCTCCACCATCTGAAAATCTTGTTGATGCATTCAGGTAAACTGCTGCCGAATCCACTTCATTCAGAAATTTTTCAGCATTATCTATTGATTCTGTTATTATTGAATCTGAATGCTGTGTGCTATGTTCATTTATGTAGTCTATTGCCTCATCTACATTTTCCACAAGTTTCAGTGACATTATCATATCAAGGTATTCTGCTCCAAAATCTTCTTCATTTGCCAGCTTTACATCATTTCTGTTTACAATATCAAGTGCTTCCCTGCTATATCTAAGTTCTACACCACTTTTTATAAGCATATCTGTCACTTCAGGCAGTATCTTTTCAGCAATATTTTTATGAACCAGTACTGTTTCTATTGAATTACACGTACTTGGCCTCTGGATTTTTGCATTTTTTATAATCGGCAGAATGTTCCCTATTTTTGCACTTTCATCCACAAATACATGGCACACTCCTGCACCTGTTTCAATTATAGGAATTGTAGCATTTTCAATAATAAACTTCTTCAGTCCTTTTCCTCCTCTAGGTATGAGGACATCAATATACTGATTCATTTTTACCATTTCATTTACAAGTGCCCTGTCAGTATTTTCTATAAGTTGAACTGAATTTTCAGGTAATCCTGCCTTAACTCCCGTTTCGTTAAAAAGTCTGCTCAAGTAAATATTTGAATTTATTGCATTTGCCGATCCCCTTAAAATTACCGCATTGGATGATTTTATTGCAAGTCCTGCCGAATCTATTGTCACATTTGGCCTTGATTCGTATATGATTCCAAGTACACCTAATGGTACCCTTTTTTTCTCGATAGTCATTCCATTTTTATGTTTCCAGCCTGAAAGTATTTCCCCGATAGGATCAGTAAAGGCAGCTATTTCCATTAATCCCTGTGACATAGCTTCAATCCTTTTATCTGTTAGTTCCAGCCTATCCAGAAGTGCAAAGGAAAGCCCTTCCTTCTTACCATTTTCAAGATCCAGCCTATTTGCTTCCTTTATTTCTTCCTTTTTATTAATCAGCTCTTCAGCAATCATTACAAGAACTTTGTTTTTTGTCCTTGTATCCAGAGTAAGAAGTTTTTTCGACGCTTCCTTTGCCTTCTTTCCCATTTCTTCAATATATCCGCTAATCATTTTTCTTCCTTTCATTCTTTAGCATATCATCTTTACCATACTGTTTCCATTTCCCAAGAAATCTATCCCACAAGTATTATCCCTTTGTAATTACCATATTGTCTATGTGCACTACAACATCATCATACTTATGGCCAAGTATATTTTCTATATCTTCACTTCTGTGCCCCATAATAAGTTCTATTTCATCTGAAGAGTAGTTTGAAATACCTGTTGCTATATTTTCATTTTTCATATTCATGATTTTTACTACCGTTCCCTTCTCAAAGTTACCTTCAAATGATTTTATTCCCACCGGAAGAAGACTTTTCCCTTTAAATAATGCCTTTTCAGCACCTTCATCTATTGTAATTACTCCCTTTTTATTTGTTCCGTATGCAAGCCAGTATTTTTTGGAGCTTATTTTCTTATATTTCTTTGTAAACAATGTTCCGACATTTTCCTTTTCCACTATCCTTGTAATATTCTTCGGATCCTCTCCACTTGCAATTACCATATTTGTACCTATTTTAGTTGCCATTTCCGCAGCAATTATTTTAGTAATCATTCCACCTGTACCAAATTTCGACCCTTCTCCACCTGCAGTTTTTTTAATATCATCATCTATTTTACCAACAATTTCTATCAGATTTGCATCTTCATATTTCTGAGGATTTTTGTTATATAATC
This portion of the Leptotrichia sp. oral taxon 215 str. W9775 genome encodes:
- a CDS encoding glutamate-5-semialdehyde dehydrogenase; the protein is MISGYIEEMGKKAKEASKKLLTLDTRTKNKVLVMIAEELINKKEEIKEANRLDLENGKKEGLSFALLDRLELTDKRIEAMSQGLMEIAAFTDPIGEILSGWKHKNGMTIEKKRVPLGVLGIIYESRPNVTIDSAGLAIKSSNAVILRGSANAINSNIYLSRLFNETGVKAGLPENSVQLIENTDRALVNEMVKMNQYIDVLIPRGGKGLKKFIIENATIPIIETGAGVCHVFVDESAKIGNILPIIKNAKIQRPSTCNSIETVLVHKNIAEKILPEVTDMLIKSGVELRYSREALDIVNRNDVKLANEEDFGAEYLDMIMSLKLVENVDEAIDYINEHSTQHSDSIITESIDNAEKFLNEVDSAAVYLNASTRFSDGGEFGYGGEIGISTQKLHARGPMGVRELTTTKYIIRGNGQIRE
- the proB gene encoding glutamate 5-kinase, whose translation is MKRQTNRREEILENIQKIVVKVGTSTLTKEDGNLNIEKIKKIVAELSNLSNKGYDVVLVTSGAVGAGMGKLGLTERPKTLSEKQALASVGQVALTHLYQLLFQEYGKIIGQLLLTRGDFSDRRRYLNARNVCNTLLKNKIIPVINENDAIVSNELKVGDNDTLSALVSGLIDADLLIILSDVQGLYNKNPQKYEDANLIEIVGKIDDDIKKTAGGEGSKFGTGGMITKIIAAEMATKIGTNMVIASGEDPKNITRIVEKENVGTLFTKKYKKISSKKYWLAYGTNKKGVITIDEGAEKALFKGKSLLPVGIKSFEGNFEKGTVVKIMNMKNENIATGISNYSSDEIELIMGHRSEDIENILGHKYDDVVVHIDNMVITKG